The Janthinobacterium lividum genome has a window encoding:
- a CDS encoding LysR family transcriptional regulator, with protein sequence MNNLRAVDLNLLVILEALLSERHLSRAAERLHMSQPAVSHALARLRHLLDDPLLLRGKGGFQPTARALELARPLAEALQSVRSVLGGAVFEAATAQRVFRLAMSDYGAALILPALLRRLRVEAPGIDLAISYASRPAVIAGVQDGEIDLALGVFPQLPEQLHRETLFEETFVCALDPASLADGETLSLDTYLARPHVLVASSEGGMAAEVDAALAQLGQTRRIAVRVPYWTVAPDVVMGTDLILTVARRALQGSAAQGLALYAVPFAIAPFAFEVIRHRRTEGDAGVAWLRAAIAQAAEPD encoded by the coding sequence ATGAATAATCTGCGCGCCGTCGATTTGAACTTGCTGGTGATCCTGGAAGCGTTGCTTAGCGAGCGCCATTTGTCGCGCGCGGCGGAGCGCTTGCACATGAGCCAGCCTGCCGTCAGTCATGCGCTGGCCCGCTTGCGCCATCTGCTCGACGACCCGCTGCTGCTGCGCGGCAAGGGTGGCTTCCAGCCGACGGCGCGCGCCCTGGAATTGGCGCGGCCCCTGGCCGAAGCCTTGCAAAGCGTGCGCTCCGTGCTGGGCGGCGCCGTCTTCGAGGCGGCCACGGCGCAGCGCGTGTTTCGCCTGGCCATGTCGGATTACGGCGCGGCGTTGATCTTGCCCGCTTTGCTGCGGCGTTTGCGCGTGGAAGCGCCCGGCATCGATCTGGCCATCAGCTACGCCAGCCGCCCGGCCGTGATCGCTGGCGTGCAGGATGGCGAGATCGACCTGGCGCTGGGCGTGTTTCCGCAACTGCCCGAGCAGTTACATAGAGAAACCCTGTTCGAGGAAACGTTCGTGTGCGCGCTCGATCCGGCCAGCCTGGCAGATGGCGAAACCTTGAGTTTGGACACCTACCTGGCGCGCCCCCATGTGCTGGTGGCGTCCAGCGAAGGCGGCATGGCGGCCGAAGTCGACGCGGCTCTGGCCCAGCTGGGCCAGACGCGCCGCATCGCCGTGCGTGTGCCGTACTGGACGGTCGCACCGGATGTCGTGATGGGGACGGACTTGATCCTGACGGTGGCGCGGCGCGCCTTGCAGGGAAGCGCGGCGCAAGGGCTGGCGCTGTACGCTGTGCCGTTTGCCATCGCGCCGTTTGCGTTTGAAGTGATACGGCACCGCCGCACGGAGGGCGATGCGGGCGTCGCCTGGCTACGCGCGGCCATCGCACAGGCCGCCGAGCCAGACTGA
- a CDS encoding DMT family transporter, with protein sequence MHGWITVFAPLAMLAGAVVPFQAGANAALGRNLGHPLWATIASLAVSAVLASLVMLAWRVPAPDFHLAVRGPGWSWLGGAAGVFYITAALMLAPRMGSGPFMAAVIGGQMLAALAIDRYGLLGFAVKHISPLHWAGAGLVVAGVVLTQIANSRAV encoded by the coding sequence ATGCATGGATGGATCACCGTATTTGCCCCGCTGGCCATGCTGGCCGGCGCCGTCGTCCCTTTCCAGGCGGGCGCGAATGCCGCGCTGGGCCGCAACCTGGGCCACCCGCTGTGGGCCACCATCGCCTCGCTGGCCGTCAGCGCCGTGCTCGCTTCGCTCGTGATGCTGGCCTGGCGGGTGCCGGCGCCCGATTTCCACCTCGCCGTGCGCGGTCCGGGCTGGTCCTGGCTGGGCGGCGCAGCCGGCGTGTTTTATATTACGGCCGCGCTGATGCTGGCGCCGCGCATGGGGTCGGGCCCCTTCATGGCGGCCGTCATCGGCGGGCAAATGCTGGCCGCGCTGGCCATCGACCGCTACGGCTTGCTGGGCTTTGCCGTCAAGCATATTTCTCCGCTGCATTGGGCAGGCGCGGGCCTGGTGGTGGCCGGTGTCGTACTCACCCAGATCGCCAACAGCCGCGCCGTCTGA
- a CDS encoding TolC family outer membrane protein — protein sequence MRKPLIAVLMTSAFVSMTCSLQAQAADLIQVYQQALANDAQYASARAALSAGMERVPQGLAGLLPQISASGSNTRGNQEQIVQNNGGNKITSPSVNVRTNSYNLTLAQPLFRWDRWETYQQSKLAQAIAEAQFAQVQQDLITRVAQAYFDVLSAQDNLGATQAQKVATTEQLASAKRNFEVGTQTITDTHEAQAAYDLVVAQEFAAINDLANKRSALQTIIGEAPTTLAPMRTGVVISAPEPAAIEPWVSSAEEQNYGVVTAQFNVESAKRDIGRNRAGHYPTLDLIANAGHTYSSGGGNGNGNNNNAIGVQWSIPIFSGFAVTSKVRESIALENKARNDLETARRAASQGARQAFLGVNSGLAQVKALEAAEVSSKSALESNQLGYQVGVRINIDVLNAQKQLFSTQKDLSKARYDTIMNGLRLKAAAGTLKETDLMPVNALLDK from the coding sequence ATGCGGAAACCCCTTATCGCCGTGCTGATGACCAGCGCCTTTGTCTCGATGACATGCTCGCTGCAAGCGCAGGCGGCCGATCTCATCCAGGTGTACCAGCAGGCGCTGGCCAATGACGCGCAGTACGCCAGCGCGCGCGCGGCCCTGTCGGCCGGGATGGAGCGGGTTCCGCAGGGGCTGGCAGGCTTGCTGCCGCAAATCTCTGCGTCGGGCAGCAATACGCGCGGCAATCAGGAGCAAATCGTCCAGAACAATGGCGGCAACAAGATCACTTCGCCATCCGTGAACGTGCGCACGAACAGCTACAACCTGACCCTGGCGCAGCCGCTGTTCCGCTGGGACCGCTGGGAAACCTATCAGCAAAGCAAGCTGGCGCAAGCGATTGCTGAAGCGCAATTTGCGCAAGTCCAGCAAGACTTGATCACCCGCGTGGCGCAGGCGTATTTCGATGTGCTGAGCGCGCAGGACAACCTGGGCGCCACGCAGGCGCAAAAGGTCGCCACGACGGAGCAGCTGGCATCGGCCAAGCGCAATTTCGAAGTCGGTACGCAAACGATTACCGACACGCACGAGGCGCAAGCGGCCTACGACCTGGTGGTGGCGCAGGAATTTGCCGCCATCAATGACCTGGCCAACAAGCGCAGCGCCTTGCAAACCATCATCGGCGAAGCGCCGACCACCTTGGCGCCGATGCGCACGGGCGTCGTCATCAGCGCGCCCGAACCGGCTGCCATCGAACCGTGGGTGTCGTCTGCCGAAGAGCAGAACTATGGCGTCGTCACGGCCCAGTTCAATGTGGAATCGGCCAAGCGCGACATCGGCCGCAACCGCGCCGGCCACTACCCGACCCTGGACCTGATCGCCAACGCTGGCCATACCTATTCCTCGGGTGGCGGCAATGGCAACGGCAACAACAATAATGCCATCGGCGTGCAGTGGAGCATCCCGATCTTCAGCGGCTTTGCCGTCACCAGCAAGGTGCGCGAATCGATTGCGCTGGAAAACAAGGCCCGCAACGACCTGGAAACGGCGCGCCGCGCGGCCTCGCAAGGCGCGCGCCAGGCTTTCCTGGGCGTCAATAGCGGCCTGGCGCAAGTCAAGGCGCTGGAAGCGGCGGAAGTGTCGAGCAAATCGGCGCTGGAGTCGAACCAGCTCGGCTATCAAGTGGGCGTACGCATCAATATCGACGTCTTGAATGCGCAGAAACAATTGTTCTCGACGCAAAAAGACCTGTCGAAAGCCCGTTACGACACCATCATGAACGGCTTGCGCCTGAAGGCGGCGGCCGGTACCCTGAAGGAAACGGATTTGATGCCCGTCAACGCCTTGCTCGACAAGTAA
- the gloA gene encoding lactoylglutathione lyase yields MRILHTMLRVGDLQRSIDFYTKVLGMKLLRTSDNPEYQYTLAFVGYGSNPDHAELELTYNYGTTSYELGTAYGHIAISADDIVAACDAARANGGNVTREPGPVKGGNTVIAFITDPDGYKIELIERKFDGQGGGL; encoded by the coding sequence ATGCGTATTTTGCACACCATGTTACGGGTCGGCGACCTGCAGCGCTCCATCGATTTTTACACCAAGGTCCTGGGCATGAAATTGCTGCGCACCAGCGACAACCCGGAATACCAGTACACGCTGGCCTTCGTCGGCTACGGCTCGAATCCCGACCACGCGGAACTGGAACTGACGTATAACTATGGCACCACCAGCTACGAGCTGGGCACGGCCTATGGCCACATCGCCATCTCGGCCGACGATATCGTCGCCGCTTGCGACGCGGCACGGGCGAATGGCGGCAACGTCACGCGCGAACCGGGCCCGGTGAAAGGTGGCAACACGGTCATCGCCTTCATCACCGACCCGGACGGCTACAAGATCGAATTGATCGAACGCAAGTTCGATGGCCAGGGCGGCGGCTTGTAA
- the grpE gene encoding nucleotide exchange factor GrpE yields the protein MQDQENQAVPNPQADAAATAPSTPAEPTLEEQLASTEARLAEMHDAFMRAKADGENIRRRAQEDVAKAHKFAVESFAEAMVPVKDSLETALTVEAPTIESLKEGVEMTLKQLNAAFERNRLVEVLPVQGEKLDPMKHQAVAVVPAEQEANTIVSVLQKGYMIADRLLRPAIVTTAQAK from the coding sequence ATGCAAGATCAGGAAAACCAAGCTGTACCTAATCCGCAAGCGGACGCCGCGGCGACTGCCCCATCGACTCCCGCAGAGCCTACTTTGGAAGAGCAGCTGGCGAGTACCGAAGCGCGTCTTGCAGAGATGCACGATGCCTTCATGCGCGCCAAGGCTGATGGCGAAAATATCCGCCGCCGCGCGCAGGAAGATGTTGCTAAAGCACATAAATTCGCAGTGGAAAGCTTTGCCGAAGCCATGGTGCCGGTGAAAGACAGCCTGGAAACGGCGCTGACGGTGGAAGCACCGACCATCGAATCGCTGAAAGAAGGCGTCGAGATGACCCTGAAGCAATTGAACGCCGCGTTCGAGCGCAACCGCCTGGTGGAAGTATTGCCAGTGCAGGGTGAAAAGCTCGATCCGATGAAACACCAGGCTGTTGCCGTGGTGCCAGCGGAGCAGGAAGCCAATACCATCGTGTCAGTCCTGCAAAAGGGCTATATGATTGCGGACCGCCTGCTGCGTCCAGCCATTGTAACGACCGCGCAAGCAAAATAA
- the recN gene encoding DNA repair protein RecN gives MLHTLSIRDFVIVDTIELEFSAGFSVLTGETGAGKSILIDALTLALGGRGDASVVREGAAKADITADFSVSEVAQAWLVAHEFANDDGGALLRRVIDNAGRSKAYINGIPATAAQLRELGDMLVDIHGQHAHQSLLKSEAQRALLDGQATAREAGAEQDARQVAALHKRWRALVRQREEFETNAANVLYERERLEWQVGELEKLAAKPGEWTEITNEHSRLSHAASLLEGAQEALSLISESEDHPIVSQLSALNQKLGKLVSVDAELQPIVDLIESSRIQLQESVYALNNYLDRVELDPERLHQLDARMEAMHSTARKFRVTPEELPEEHAKLSEKLQHLADASDIEGLLRQEAKIEAEYRSVAERLSDTRRAAALELGQAVTRAMQELSMTGGSFEIALHACEPAAHGLEQVEFLVAGHAGTAPRSLAKVASGGELARIALAISVITSHATTTPTLIFDEVDSGIGGAVAEVVGRLLKRLGQGRQVLCVTHLPQVASQANQHFQVAKSTLDNGKTASRIDMLDAKARVEEVARMLGGLEITATTRKHARELLAI, from the coding sequence ATGCTCCATACACTGTCCATTCGCGATTTTGTCATTGTCGATACCATTGAACTGGAATTTTCCGCCGGCTTCAGCGTGCTGACGGGTGAGACGGGCGCCGGCAAGTCCATCCTCATCGATGCGCTGACCCTGGCGCTGGGCGGGCGCGGTGACGCCAGCGTGGTGCGTGAAGGCGCGGCCAAGGCCGACATCACGGCCGACTTCTCCGTCAGCGAGGTGGCGCAGGCCTGGCTGGTGGCGCATGAATTCGCCAACGACGATGGCGGTGCCCTGTTGCGCCGCGTGATCGACAATGCGGGCCGCTCGAAAGCGTACATCAACGGCATCCCCGCGACGGCCGCGCAGCTGCGCGAACTGGGCGACATGCTGGTCGACATCCACGGCCAGCACGCGCACCAGTCCTTGTTGAAAAGTGAGGCGCAGCGCGCCTTGCTCGACGGCCAGGCGACGGCGCGCGAAGCGGGCGCGGAGCAGGATGCGCGGCAAGTGGCGGCGCTGCACAAGCGCTGGCGTGCCCTCGTGCGCCAGCGCGAAGAATTCGAAACGAATGCCGCCAACGTGCTGTATGAGCGCGAACGTCTGGAATGGCAAGTGGGCGAACTGGAAAAACTGGCCGCCAAGCCCGGCGAGTGGACGGAGATCACGAACGAGCACAGCCGCCTGTCGCACGCGGCCAGCCTGCTGGAAGGGGCGCAGGAAGCCCTGTCCCTCATTTCCGAGTCGGAAGACCATCCCATCGTGTCGCAACTGTCGGCCCTGAACCAGAAGCTGGGCAAGCTCGTCTCCGTCGACGCGGAATTGCAGCCGATCGTCGACCTGATCGAATCGTCGCGCATCCAGCTGCAGGAATCCGTGTACGCACTGAACAATTACCTGGACCGGGTCGAGCTGGACCCGGAGCGGCTGCACCAGCTCGACGCGCGCATGGAAGCCATGCACAGCACGGCCCGCAAATTTCGCGTCACGCCCGAAGAATTGCCGGAGGAACACGCCAAGCTGTCGGAAAAGCTGCAGCACCTGGCCGACGCTTCCGACATCGAGGGCCTGCTGCGCCAGGAAGCGAAGATCGAGGCCGAGTACCGCAGCGTGGCCGAGCGCCTGTCCGACACGCGCCGCGCCGCCGCCCTGGAGCTGGGGCAAGCCGTCACGCGCGCCATGCAGGAACTGAGCATGACGGGCGGCAGCTTTGAAATCGCCCTGCACGCGTGCGAACCGGCCGCCCACGGGCTCGAGCAAGTCGAGTTCCTCGTCGCGGGCCATGCGGGCACGGCACCCCGATCCCTGGCGAAAGTCGCTTCCGGCGGCGAACTGGCGCGCATCGCGTTGGCCATCTCCGTCATCACCTCGCACGCCACCACCACGCCGACCTTGATCTTCGATGAGGTCGACAGCGGCATCGGCGGCGCCGTCGCCGAAGTCGTGGGGCGCCTGTTGAAACGCCTGGGGCAGGGACGGCAAGTGCTGTGCGTGACCCACTTGCCGCAAGTGGCCAGCCAGGCCAATCAGCATTTCCAGGTGGCAAAAAGCACCCTGGACAATGGCAAGACGGCGTCGCGCATCGACATGCTCGACGCCAAGGCCAGGGTGGAAGAAGTGGCGCGCATGCTGGGCGGCCTGGAAATCACGGCCACCACGCGCAAGCATGCACGCGAGTTGCTGGCGATTTAA
- a CDS encoding sorbosone dehydrogenase family protein: MHRYVCSFLLAAACGTTIAHAQAPAMPVGFGPQPALPAPDKQFIPTVNVAPVQRWTAAQRPAVAAGLAIQAYARDLDHPRWLYVLPNGDVLVAETNAPPKPDDGKGIKGAIMQMQMKKAGAATPSANRITLLRGIDAHGVAQTRSVFLQGLNSPFGMALVGNELYIANADALMRFPYVAGQTAITAPGVKVMDLPGGPINHHWTKNVVASADGKFLYVSVGSNSNVGENGMGAEDGRAAIWQVTRATGKARVYATGLRNPNGMAWQPHSGILWTTVNERDELGNDLVPDYMTSVKNGAFYGWPYSYFGQHVDARVKPPRPELVATAIAPDYALGAHTASLGLAFYDGTLLPARYRGGAFIGQHGSWNRKPFSGYKVIYVPFANGVPSGPPQDVVSGFLDGNGKAQGRPVGVAVDKAGALLVADDVGNVVWRVTPAP, from the coding sequence ATGCACCGCTACGTCTGTTCATTCCTGCTGGCCGCTGCCTGCGGCACCACGATCGCCCACGCCCAGGCGCCCGCCATGCCCGTGGGTTTTGGTCCGCAACCCGCCCTGCCCGCGCCAGACAAGCAGTTCATTCCCACCGTTAATGTGGCGCCCGTGCAGCGCTGGACGGCCGCGCAGCGCCCCGCCGTTGCGGCGGGCCTGGCCATCCAGGCGTATGCACGCGACCTCGACCATCCGCGCTGGCTGTACGTGCTGCCGAATGGCGATGTGCTGGTGGCGGAAACGAATGCCCCGCCGAAACCGGACGACGGCAAGGGCATCAAGGGCGCCATCATGCAGATGCAAATGAAAAAGGCGGGCGCGGCCACGCCCAGCGCCAACCGCATCACCCTGCTGCGCGGCATCGACGCGCACGGCGTGGCGCAGACGCGCAGCGTATTCCTGCAAGGACTGAACTCGCCCTTTGGCATGGCCCTGGTCGGCAACGAGCTGTACATCGCCAATGCCGATGCGCTGATGCGCTTTCCTTACGTCGCCGGGCAAACGGCCATCACGGCGCCGGGCGTCAAGGTGATGGATTTGCCGGGCGGGCCCATCAATCACCACTGGACCAAGAACGTCGTCGCCAGCGCCGACGGCAAATTTCTCTATGTTTCCGTCGGTTCGAACAGCAATGTGGGCGAAAACGGCATGGGGGCCGAGGATGGCCGCGCCGCCATCTGGCAAGTCACGCGCGCGACAGGCAAGGCACGCGTGTATGCCACGGGCTTGCGCAATCCGAACGGCATGGCGTGGCAGCCGCACAGCGGGATACTGTGGACGACCGTCAATGAACGCGACGAGCTGGGCAACGACCTGGTGCCCGACTACATGACCTCCGTCAAGAATGGCGCCTTCTATGGCTGGCCCTACAGTTATTTCGGCCAGCACGTCGATGCGCGGGTCAAGCCGCCGCGCCCCGAACTGGTGGCCACCGCCATCGCGCCCGACTACGCGCTGGGTGCACACACGGCTTCGCTGGGTCTGGCGTTTTATGACGGCACCTTGCTGCCCGCCCGCTACCGGGGCGGCGCCTTCATCGGCCAGCACGGCTCGTGGAACCGCAAGCCTTTCAGCGGCTATAAAGTCATTTATGTGCCCTTTGCCAATGGCGTGCCCAGCGGGCCACCGCAAGATGTCGTCAGCGGTTTCCTCGACGGCAATGGCAAGGCGCAGGGGCGCCCCGTTGGCGTGGCCGTCGACAAGGCGGGCGCGCTGCTGGTAGCGGACGACGTGGGCAATGTCGTCTGGCGCGTGACGCCGGCGCCGTGA
- a CDS encoding protein-L-isoaspartate O-methyltransferase → MNIEQARFNMIEQQIRPWDVLDIDVLELLNVVKREDFVPAAYKNLAFVDTEIPLGGGECMLTPKLEARILQDVAVKKHENVLEIGTGSGYMAALLAHKARHVTSVEIVPQLKTLAEQTLAANGVTNVTVELGDGAQGWSKGAPYDVIVVSGALAVLPEALLQQVKVGGRILAIIGEAPIMSAHLITRSSDKAYDTRKLFETNVTPLQAVAPSHFKF, encoded by the coding sequence ATGAATATCGAACAAGCCCGCTTCAATATGATCGAACAGCAAATCCGTCCATGGGACGTACTGGATATCGACGTATTGGAGCTGTTGAACGTGGTCAAGCGTGAAGATTTCGTGCCGGCCGCCTATAAAAACCTGGCCTTCGTCGATACCGAAATTCCACTGGGTGGCGGCGAATGCATGTTGACGCCGAAGCTGGAAGCGCGCATTTTGCAAGACGTAGCCGTCAAAAAGCATGAAAATGTGCTGGAAATCGGCACCGGTAGCGGCTACATGGCCGCTTTGCTGGCGCACAAGGCACGTCATGTGACGAGCGTGGAAATCGTTCCCCAATTGAAAACCTTGGCCGAGCAGACCCTGGCCGCTAACGGCGTGACGAATGTGACCGTGGAACTGGGCGACGGCGCCCAGGGCTGGAGCAAGGGCGCACCGTACGATGTGATCGTCGTGTCCGGCGCCCTGGCCGTGTTGCCGGAAGCACTGTTGCAACAAGTCAAAGTCGGCGGCCGCATCCTGGCCATCATCGGCGAAGCGCCTATCATGTCGGCGCACCTGATCACGCGCAGCTCGGACAAGGCTTATGACACGCGCAAGCTGTTTGAAACCAATGTTACGCCATTGCAAGCCGTGGCACCGTCGCATTTCAAGTTCTGA
- a CDS encoding rhodanese-like domain-containing protein, with protein MEHLSAPQLAAWLADPSRPRPFLLDVREQWEFDLCHLDGATLMQMNSIPARIDDLDEDAEIVCICHHGMRSMQVAAFLERNGFGKISNLTGGVHAWALQVDSAMPKY; from the coding sequence ATGGAGCATTTGAGTGCACCGCAGCTGGCCGCCTGGCTGGCTGACCCTTCCCGCCCGCGTCCGTTTTTGCTCGATGTGCGCGAACAGTGGGAGTTCGACCTGTGCCACCTCGATGGCGCCACCCTGATGCAGATGAACTCGATTCCTGCGCGCATCGATGACCTCGATGAAGATGCCGAGATCGTTTGCATCTGCCATCACGGCATGCGCAGCATGCAAGTGGCGGCCTTCCTGGAGCGCAATGGTTTTGGCAAGATCAGTAATTTGACGGGCGGTGTGCATGCCTGGGCGCTGCAAGTCGACAGCGCGATGCCTAAATACTAA
- a CDS encoding OsmC family protein, producing the protein MKKTGSAVWSGGLKDGKGFISTQSGALDNVAYGFNTRFEDGPGSNPEELIGAAHAACFTMALSGQLGEAGLRATALKTTADVSLEKIDGSYAITAVHLTLVASIPGATEEAFQDAALRAKLGCPVSKLLATEITLDAHLE; encoded by the coding sequence ATGAAAAAAACAGGATCAGCCGTCTGGAGTGGCGGCCTTAAAGATGGCAAAGGGTTTATTTCCACCCAAAGCGGCGCGCTCGACAATGTGGCATATGGCTTCAACACGCGCTTTGAAGACGGTCCCGGCAGCAATCCGGAAGAACTGATCGGCGCTGCCCATGCCGCCTGCTTCACCATGGCCCTGTCCGGGCAACTGGGCGAGGCGGGTTTGCGCGCCACGGCCCTGAAAACCACAGCCGATGTCAGCCTGGAAAAAATCGATGGCAGCTATGCCATCACGGCCGTGCACCTGACCCTGGTGGCCAGCATTCCCGGCGCCACCGAAGAAGCGTTCCAGGACGCGGCCCTGCGCGCCAAGCTCGGCTGCCCCGTGTCCAAGTTGCTGGCCACGGAAATCACCCTGGACGCCCATCTGGAGTAA
- the hemH gene encoding ferrochelatase, translated as MSFQTEPPYTHGSIDRSAVVLVNLGTPDAPTSSAVRRYLKQFLSDPRVVEIPRIVWWFILNLIILPFRSGQSAKKYASIWTREGSPLKVHTQKQAKLLAGALAERGHDGVTVAMAMRYGSPSLPDVLAKLKSEGCERIAILPAYPQYSGTTTGSIYDAVFAHYATVRNVPELRFIKQYHEHDTYIDALRDSVLNHWEAHGRPEKLVMSFHGVPKRTLLLGDPYHCQCLKTARLLAEKLKLAKDQYVVTFQSRFGKAEWLQPYTAPTLIALAQQGVKRVDLLCPGFTSDCLETLEEIAMEAKHDFETAGGQQFHYIACLNETPAWIAGLVEIAEQHMIGWPTMKTAAQREADKKAGEQAREAALALGAPN; from the coding sequence ATGTCATTTCAAACAGAACCGCCGTACACGCATGGCAGTATCGACCGCAGCGCCGTGGTGCTGGTCAACCTGGGCACGCCCGATGCACCGACCTCGTCGGCCGTGCGACGCTACCTGAAGCAATTTTTGTCGGATCCGCGCGTGGTGGAGATTCCCCGCATCGTCTGGTGGTTCATCCTGAACCTGATCATCCTGCCTTTCCGCTCTGGCCAGTCGGCCAAGAAATACGCGTCGATCTGGACGCGGGAAGGCTCGCCCCTGAAAGTGCACACGCAAAAGCAGGCCAAGTTGCTGGCCGGCGCCCTGGCCGAGCGGGGCCATGATGGCGTGACGGTGGCCATGGCCATGCGCTACGGTTCGCCTTCCTTGCCCGACGTGCTGGCCAAGCTGAAAAGCGAAGGCTGTGAGCGCATCGCCATCCTGCCTGCCTATCCGCAATATTCGGGCACGACGACGGGTTCCATCTACGACGCCGTGTTTGCCCATTACGCCACGGTGCGCAATGTGCCGGAATTGCGCTTTATTAAGCAATATCACGAGCACGACACGTATATCGACGCCTTGCGCGACTCCGTGCTGAACCACTGGGAGGCGCATGGCCGTCCCGAAAAACTGGTGATGAGTTTTCATGGCGTCCCCAAGCGCACCTTGCTGCTGGGCGACCCCTACCACTGCCAATGCCTGAAAACGGCGCGCCTGCTGGCGGAAAAGTTAAAATTAGCTAAAGATCAATATGTGGTGACCTTCCAGTCGCGCTTTGGCAAGGCCGAATGGCTGCAGCCGTACACGGCGCCCACCCTAATAGCGCTGGCGCAACAGGGCGTCAAGCGCGTCGATCTGCTGTGCCCGGGCTTTACCAGCGATTGCCTGGAAACGCTGGAAGAGATCGCCATGGAAGCCAAGCATGATTTTGAAACGGCTGGCGGCCAGCAGTTTCATTACATCGCTTGCCTGAACGAAACGCCAGCCTGGATCGCGGGCCTGGTGGAAATTGCGGAACAGCACATGATAGGCTGGCCTACGATGAAGACGGCGGCGCAGCGTGAAGCGGACAAGAAAGCGGGCGAGCAGGCGCGCGAGGCGGCGCTGGCCCTGGGCGCGCCGAATTAA
- a CDS encoding NAD kinase — protein MRQNTDGIAEPVKSIVDFLQVLGHTVVFEAETAAHLNLAFPGVRAMSPAEIGAAADCAIVMGGDGTMLGIARQLAPFDVPLIGINQGRLGFMTDIPLERMLPVLAQILGGRFKAERRTLLEGSVLRDGESIHVGMAVNDVVVARGAGAGMAELRVEVDGHFMYNQRSDGLIISTPTGSTAYSLSAGGPLLHPTLGGIVLVPIAPHALSNRPIVLPDSSQIVVEIVRGRDISVNFDMQTFASLVQQDRILIRRSPHTITFLHPEGWSYYNTLREKLHWNEYPSGEGKLS, from the coding sequence GTGCGCCAGAATACGGATGGCATTGCCGAGCCCGTGAAAAGCATCGTCGATTTCCTGCAAGTGCTGGGCCACACGGTGGTGTTTGAGGCGGAGACGGCCGCACACCTGAACCTGGCGTTTCCCGGCGTGCGCGCCATGTCGCCGGCCGAGATCGGCGCCGCCGCCGATTGCGCCATCGTCATGGGTGGCGACGGCACCATGCTGGGCATTGCGCGCCAGCTGGCGCCATTCGACGTACCTTTGATCGGTATCAATCAGGGGCGCTTGGGTTTCATGACGGATATTCCGCTTGAGCGCATGCTGCCCGTGCTGGCGCAAATTCTCGGTGGCCGCTTCAAGGCCGAACGCCGCACCTTGCTCGAAGGCAGTGTGCTGCGTGACGGTGAGTCGATTCACGTGGGCATGGCCGTCAACGATGTCGTCGTCGCGCGCGGCGCCGGCGCCGGCATGGCCGAATTGCGCGTCGAGGTCGATGGCCATTTCATGTACAACCAGCGTTCGGATGGCTTGATCATTTCCACGCCGACGGGCTCGACCGCGTACTCGCTGTCGGCCGGCGGCCCTTTGCTGCATCCGACCCTGGGCGGCATCGTGCTCGTGCCCATCGCTCCACATGCGCTGTCGAATCGCCCCATCGTCCTGCCCGATTCCAGCCAGATCGTCGTGGAAATCGTGCGCGGGCGCGATATCAGCGTCAATTTCGACATGCAGACCTTTGCCAGCCTGGTGCAGCAAGACCGCATCCTCATCCGCCGTTCGCCGCATACGATTACCTTCCTGCATCCGGAAGGGTGGAGTTACTACAACACCCTGCGTGAAAAATTGCACTGGAATGAGTACCCGTCGGGCGAGGGCAAGCTCAGCTAA